TTACCGATCCCGACGGGGACCTACCGGCCGAAACGTGGACGTTCGACCTCGAGTACGACGACGGATCGAAAACGTGGTCGAACGAGATCGACCGGGAGATGACCTTCGATCACGATCACGCAGCAATCGGCGTCACTGACGGAGGGAACTACTATGTTACACTCGTCAAGGTTTAGGAGAGCTAGGGAGAGAGCCCAGACGGAACCGTTCGCGGCGATCGTCGCGGTCGGAGTAGTGGTTCTCGGGATCGGAATGTACGCGGTTGCGTACCAGAGCGTGCTTCCGGGAACTAGCCAGCAGGCGACGGCCGACCAGACGATCGATCGTATCTGGGACGAACTCGAGGAGAACGGCGTGTTTTACGCGCACGACGATCCAGCGCTTCAGGACCGTATCGACGATAGCGAACCGCTCCCGGCTGGAGCGACGGTGTACGTGAGTATCACGGCGATCGACGAGGATGCGAATCGCGTACTCGTCGACGGTGCCTTTCCCTCGGGGTATCCGGACAACGACGCGTCGTCGTCCGATATCGAGCAGTACGTAGCGGAAGACGGTATCCCTGACGACGCTTCCGTTGCAACGCAGTCGATTCCGGTCACCGTCGAGAACGAGGCCGACGTTCGCTCCGGAACGCTCCGGGTGGCAGTATGGTGAGACCGGACCCCGATCGGGCGATTTCGACCGTGATGGACGTCTCGCTGGCGCTGTTGATAATCAGCGCGAGCGTACTGCTGATCGGCATCCACCTCCAAGGCGACGATCGCTCGGTCGATCAGGACCGCGGCGATCGTTCGTACCAGACGATCACCGGATCGACCGTGACGATCACCTACGACCTCCGGGTCGAAAACGAGTCCGGCGTCGCAGCGGTGGACGAGACGGATCAGTTCGACGTTCCGGACGGATACGAGCCCGACGAGGCGCCCGACGCGTACCGCGTCACGAGATACGGCCCGGCAAGCGGTCTCTTGGCTGAGGCGGCGATCGTGAACGTCGACTACGACGGCACACAGCCGTTCGCGTACGGCCACGAGGTCGAATCGTCCGCCGATGCAGCGATTCAGGGACAGCTCGTCGGTGCCGACGATTCGATCTACGTCGTTGCGACCTGGGAACCCTACGAGGACAGTTCGTTCAGCGGGACTGCGACCAGCGGCGATCGACCGGCGCAGTCGGTAGCCGTCTCGAGCGCGAGCGGGACGGTTTCGACGACGATGGCTGGCGCCGACTACGAGGAGATTGCAGCCGCCTACCACGAGGGACAGCGCACGAGCGGCGACGGGCTCGAGCACGCCGCGAACGCGCTCGCATCGACGATAATCGAGGCGATGTTCCCCGTCGCCGAAACCCAGTACACCCTCGAGTCGACGCGCACCGAGAACGCGGTGACGACGTACGACTACCGGAAACTCGCGCTGGCGCTGGGCGGAGCGGAGTTACGGGACGACGTGAACGACGAGATCGTCGGCTCGGATCCGAACGCCGAGCGTGCGAACGAACTGCTCGCCGACGCGCTCGCGGAAACGGTCGCCGAGGATATGGAGAACCACAAGATCGCCGACGAGCTGGAGCAAACGTACCTCGATCTGGCTCCGTCGCCGCGCGAAGACGAGTTCGTGAACGAGGCAGCGCCACTTCTGGAAGCGTACATTTCGATCGAAACTGCTGACCTGACGGTCCAAGCAACCGACTAATGACGAAACGTAACAACCGCCCCCGAACCGTATCGATTGCCGACGACGACCGAGCCCGCATCCCGTTTGCAATGATCGCCGTCCTGTTGCTCGTTACGAGTCTCGGGGCGATCGCGGTCCTCGAGCAGCGATCGGACCCGGTCATCGATCAAGAGGCCGAACTGGGTATGGACCGGAGCGTCACTGCGGCCCAGTCGGAGCTCCGGTCCGCGTCGATCGATGCGAGTCACAGCGCGGTGAGTGCACCGCTCATAACCGCTCGTACCGACACGGGTATCGATGCCATCGATTCGACGGCGGACGACCACGACGAGAACTTCGAGAACTACCTCAAATTGCTCATCTACCTCGAGGCGTACGAACGCCTGCCCGCTGCCGGACAAACTGTCGGCACCGACACCAAAACGACGGTATCCATCCCGAAGGTAACCGAAGACGGTGCCGGCGACGACGCGATTACGCCCGACGAGGCGATCGACAGGGTCGATCTGGTGATCGGCGACTACGCCGACACGGAACTCGAGGCCGGGCTGCTCGAGGTGACGATCGAAGACGTCGAGATTCACAGCACCGCCACGGCGACGGAAACCCGACCGATCACGGTGACGGTCGGCGCACCGGTGAAACAGCTGGATGAACGGACGACCGAGTACGAATCCCAGCTCGACGCGGACTTCTTCGATGCGGATCTCAATGGCGAACTCTCCGGCCTCGGCCAGCACTCCGCCGCCCGGCTGTATCTCCTTGCGTACTTCAAAGCTGGCTGGGATCGGTTTGACCGTACAGCGAGGCCTGACGATCACGACTTCGAGCGAGTACTCGAGCCGGAACATACGGAAGTCCTCATGAACGACGCGATCTTCGATGTCCAGCACGACGTCTTCGGGACGAAGGACCCGTACGCGGATCGAACCATGCGACCGAAATACGTCTGCATGTCGTATCAGATGTTGGATTCTATGGAGAGGACTGGAGGCGGAAAGAAAAAGAAAGCTAATACGAACAATGACGGCAGTAACAGTGACAGCGCGGATGGTCTCGATAAAGCAGAAGAGCAACTCGAGGACGGGAAAATCGAAACCAACGGTAGTAATGGAGGCACCGAGGAAATCGACATCGAGGAACAACTCTGCGGCGACGGTGCGGTCCAGAACTGGTTATTCGGCGATTCGGCCACCGGCGAACTGCCCGACGTCCCGGAGCCGTCGGAGTTGCTACGAAGCGAACTCGAGGAGATGGAGGTGATGAACGAGGAAGAGCGGATTCCGTTCGCCGAGTCCGCCGAGGTCTCGTACACGTACTACGCGGCGAACGCCCACGTCGACGAAGCGGAGACGTACGTCGATCAGGCCGAACACCTCGTCGAACAAACCGACGAGATCGTCAACGAAGCCGACGAACAATATCAGGACGAGGTCGAAGAGTCGATCGAGGACGAAGCCGATCCGCCAGACATCGACACTAACGAGGATCGGACCATCGGGAGTATGACGAAGGAGCTCTACGATATCGGCCTCGACAGGTCCGTGACTGATAGATCGCGGGGAAATATCCCGCAGCCGGACAGACCCGGCGGGAACTACTCGCTCGAGGAATTCGACGTAATGATCACGAACGTCCACGAGGTGGACGCGAACCACGATGCGTTGCCTGATTCAGGCGGTGAGACGATCCACGAGATCGACGTGACCGCTGCCGTCGACCTCGAAGCGGACGAACGATGGGTCCACGACGACTCCGAGAACGCGAGCGAGTACGGCGAAGACGTAGTCGTTTCCCGCTCGCCTACCGGAGACGTGACGGTCGAAACAGAGGTCGAAATCCAATCGACCTACGACTTCTACGAGGAGGGGATGCACTACGATGACGAGGAGTTCGTACTCGATCAGGATCCGAATATCGAGTACGACTATCAGTCGCTCGAACTGGACAAGCTCGCGGACCAAAATCGGGTCGAGGTCGGAAGCGGCCAGAACTTCGAGGTCGCGTTTCGCAAGTCTCCCGTCGATGCGATGAATGTCAGGTCGTACGCCACGATCGAGACCGACCTCGAATCCAGCGCGAGAAGAATCGGCGGAGAAGTCGAAAACAGCGGCGACATCGAGGAGAAGATGCGAGACGCAGTCGTGTCTGACTCGTTTCAGGAAGACTACGACCTGACGGAACTCGAGCCCGTGGAGAACGAACTCATCGAGGATCTGCGCATCGAACTCGAACGAACCCACGACGAGTTCACCGAGTGGGCTCAAAAGGAGGACAACGCGTATACAGTCGAGCGAACCGAGCTTCTGGATTCCGACGCGGAGCCGATCACCGGCGCTATCGATCACATCAAAGCGGTCGAAGACGACTTCGTGTACGCCGACCTCTCCGAAGGTGCAGCCGACGGAGAGTTCGAAACGACAGGCGAGTATCTGACGGCACAGATCCGGAAGGCGTACTTCGATCGACTCTACCACTACATCGAGCGGATCGGCGACCAGTACGAGGGGCAAGTCGAAGATTTTGAAGACGAGATCAACGAGATGAGTGAGGGCGGAACCAACAGCGCTGACGAGATCCTCGGGTTCGCACAAGATGTCGTGAATGCGGACGTCGAGTACGATCCCGGTGAGATCGAGGGATCGCCGGTACTCGACGACGCCCAGTTCGAGATTTCCGGATCGCCGACGTACATGACCCACGTGAATATTAGCCGGGAGCAGGATCCGGCGATCCGGCCCGAAAACAAGACGATCACCGACTTCGGCACGGAGACCGAGCACGTCCCGATGACGATCCAGAGTGACAACCGAGCACCGTGGCCGGGTGTTCCGATTACACCCTACCCACCGCAGTTCTGGTTCTTCCAGACAAACACCTGGAACAGTACGGTCAAAGGGGAGTACGCCCGTTTCGAAGTCAGTGCCTCGGTCGGCAGTCCCGCTGACACAGAGCGGTTGACTTACGTTCGCGAGCATCGACCGATCGAGGTCGAATTACACGATGGCACTAAGATAGAACTCGGAAAGAATGAGCCAATCACGTTCGAGAGTTCTACCGAAGTTATCGTCATCATGCCGGGCGCAGTCTTCCGAAATGGTGGTGTTCCTGCAGTGGCCGACACATATCCCGAAGATATGGGACAGATAGCGTGCTCTCCGACTTGGGGGCACACCGGGCCGAATTTTGACTCCGGTAAAG
This portion of the Halopiger aswanensis genome encodes:
- a CDS encoding DUF7285 family protein yields the protein MVLGIGMYAVAYQSVLPGTSQQATADQTIDRIWDELEENGVFYAHDDPALQDRIDDSEPLPAGATVYVSITAIDEDANRVLVDGAFPSGYPDNDASSSDIEQYVAEDGIPDDASVATQSIPVTVENEADVRSGTLRVAVW
- a CDS encoding DUF7284 family protein, yielding MVRPDPDRAISTVMDVSLALLIISASVLLIGIHLQGDDRSVDQDRGDRSYQTITGSTVTITYDLRVENESGVAAVDETDQFDVPDGYEPDEAPDAYRVTRYGPASGLLAEAAIVNVDYDGTQPFAYGHEVESSADAAIQGQLVGADDSIYVVATWEPYEDSSFSGTATSGDRPAQSVAVSSASGTVSTTMAGADYEEIAAAYHEGQRTSGDGLEHAANALASTIIEAMFPVAETQYTLESTRTENAVTTYDYRKLALALGGAELRDDVNDEIVGSDPNAERANELLADALAETVAEDMENHKIADELEQTYLDLAPSPREDEFVNEAAPLLEAYISIETADLTVQATD
- a CDS encoding DUF7286 family protein, translated to MTKRNNRPRTVSIADDDRARIPFAMIAVLLLVTSLGAIAVLEQRSDPVIDQEAELGMDRSVTAAQSELRSASIDASHSAVSAPLITARTDTGIDAIDSTADDHDENFENYLKLLIYLEAYERLPAAGQTVGTDTKTTVSIPKVTEDGAGDDAITPDEAIDRVDLVIGDYADTELEAGLLEVTIEDVEIHSTATATETRPITVTVGAPVKQLDERTTEYESQLDADFFDADLNGELSGLGQHSAARLYLLAYFKAGWDRFDRTARPDDHDFERVLEPEHTEVLMNDAIFDVQHDVFGTKDPYADRTMRPKYVCMSYQMLDSMERTGGGKKKKANTNNDGSNSDSADGLDKAEEQLEDGKIETNGSNGGTEEIDIEEQLCGDGAVQNWLFGDSATGELPDVPEPSELLRSELEEMEVMNEEERIPFAESAEVSYTYYAANAHVDEAETYVDQAEHLVEQTDEIVNEADEQYQDEVEESIEDEADPPDIDTNEDRTIGSMTKELYDIGLDRSVTDRSRGNIPQPDRPGGNYSLEEFDVMITNVHEVDANHDALPDSGGETIHEIDVTAAVDLEADERWVHDDSENASEYGEDVVVSRSPTGDVTVETEVEIQSTYDFYEEGMHYDDEEFVLDQDPNIEYDYQSLELDKLADQNRVEVGSGQNFEVAFRKSPVDAMNVRSYATIETDLESSARRIGGEVENSGDIEEKMRDAVVSDSFQEDYDLTELEPVENELIEDLRIELERTHDEFTEWAQKEDNAYTVERTELLDSDAEPITGAIDHIKAVEDDFVYADLSEGAADGEFETTGEYLTAQIRKAYFDRLYHYIERIGDQYEGQVEDFEDEINEMSEGGTNSADEILGFAQDVVNADVEYDPGEIEGSPVLDDAQFEISGSPTYMTHVNISREQDPAIRPENKTITDFGTETEHVPMTIQSDNRAPWPGVPITPYPPQFWFFQTNTWNSTVKGEYARFEVSASVGSPADTERLTYVREHRPIEVELHDGTKIELGKNEPITFESSTEVIVIMPGAVFRNGGVPAVADTYPEDMGQIACSPTWGHTGPNFDSGKAEERIKDRCDFPEYE